A section of the Enterococcus montenegrensis genome encodes:
- a CDS encoding PTS lactose transporter subunit IIBC yields MNAIIKQIEKHQATFQKISRNIYLSAIKDGFLAAMPVILFSSIFILIAAIPPIFGITLPAEFETWLWKIYDFTMGLVGMLVAGTTARCLAGSMNRKMPDGKVINETSVMLASICGMLLLAVNKTDGAFVADYMGTKGLLSAFIAAFITVNMYKFCIKRDITIKMPPEVPGSISQNFRDVFPFSFSILACAIIDLASRFFINAPFGEMFSKLLSPLFSAAESYPGMSLIWFLIPLFWFVGVHGPSVVKPGLSSALYGNTEENLKLFQNGEHPFHSLTENFGNFVGELGGTGATFIVPIIFILLMRSKQLKAVGKASIIPVMFAVNEPLLFAAPIILNPYFLVPFCLAPVANVIIGKLFIDVLGMNGFMYVLPWATPGPIGTVLQTNFQPISFVLAATLLIVDFLIYLPFCKAYDKVLVEQEAQRVEEIDEVETIAPELSPASAAAVVDGNETVIVETEPAVSPNASGKGYDEDLNILVLCAGAGTSAMLANALKKGAEETGKHIKAAAGAYGSHYDIMNNYDVIVLAPQVNTYYDDIKTDTDKLGIKLIATKGAQYINLTRDPKGAVDFVLGELNK; encoded by the coding sequence ACCAGCAGAATTTGAAACCTGGTTATGGAAAATTTATGACTTTACGATGGGCTTAGTGGGGATGTTAGTTGCAGGAACAACAGCGCGATGTTTAGCAGGTTCAATGAATCGTAAAATGCCAGATGGTAAAGTGATTAACGAAACTTCTGTTATGCTAGCTTCAATTTGCGGCATGCTTTTACTTGCTGTTAATAAAACAGACGGTGCCTTTGTCGCGGATTACATGGGAACAAAAGGTTTGTTATCAGCTTTTATCGCAGCTTTTATTACAGTTAATATGTATAAGTTCTGTATCAAACGCGATATTACAATTAAAATGCCGCCGGAAGTACCGGGTAGTATTTCACAAAATTTCCGTGATGTTTTTCCATTTTCATTCTCAATTTTAGCTTGTGCTATTATTGACCTTGCTTCTCGTTTCTTTATCAATGCGCCATTTGGTGAAATGTTCTCTAAATTATTATCACCACTTTTCTCTGCTGCAGAATCTTATCCAGGGATGTCATTGATTTGGTTTTTAATCCCATTATTCTGGTTTGTTGGGGTTCATGGACCATCAGTTGTAAAACCAGGTTTATCTTCAGCTTTATATGGCAATACCGAAGAAAACTTGAAATTATTCCAAAATGGTGAACATCCTTTCCACTCATTAACAGAAAACTTCGGTAACTTTGTTGGTGAATTAGGGGGTACTGGTGCAACTTTTATCGTACCAATTATTTTCATCTTGTTAATGCGTTCTAAACAGTTAAAAGCAGTTGGTAAAGCATCTATTATTCCAGTAATGTTTGCGGTCAATGAACCATTACTGTTTGCGGCACCAATTATTTTGAACCCATACTTCTTAGTGCCATTCTGTTTGGCACCAGTAGCCAATGTTATCATCGGTAAGTTATTCATCGATGTTTTGGGAATGAACGGATTTATGTATGTCTTGCCGTGGGCGACGCCAGGTCCAATTGGTACTGTTCTACAAACAAACTTCCAACCAATTTCTTTTGTTTTAGCAGCTACTTTACTAATTGTTGACTTCTTGATTTACTTACCATTCTGTAAAGCTTACGATAAAGTTTTAGTTGAACAAGAAGCGCAACGTGTTGAAGAAATTGATGAAGTAGAAACAATTGCACCAGAATTATCTCCGGCTAGTGCAGCAGCAGTTGTTGATGGAAATGAAACTGTTATTGTTGAAACAGAACCTGCTGTTAGCCCAAATGCTAGTGGCAAAGGTTACGATGAAGATTTAAATATTTTAGTTTTATGTGCCGGTGCGGGAACTAGTGCGATGTTAGCCAATGCTTTGAAAAAAGGTGCCGAAGAAACAGGGAAACACATTAAAGCAGCTGCTGGGGCATATGGTTCTCATTATGACATTATGAACAACTATGATGTTATCGTATTAGCACCACAAGTAAACACTTACTATGATGATATTAAAACAGATACTGATAAATTAGGTATCAAATTAATTGCAACCAAAGGGGCGCAGTATATTAATTTAACCCGTGATCCCAAAGGCGCAGTTGACTTTGTCCTAGGTGAATTAAATAAATAA
- a CDS encoding glycoside hydrolase family 2 TIM barrel-domain containing protein produces the protein MMKKYSINDWFFYLGDNEIAWQKDFNDETWQSVTVPHDWSITQDFTKEASSGTGYLPGGIGWYRAHVDAKELGELKDRILQLRFDGVYKNCQVWVNGYHMGSWASGYSSFQFDLTEILSYNTNDEIVVAVRVDHTDIADSRWYNGTGISRPVAIVSSNPVMVDRYGVTFETTSLNDTIASVKTKTAVTNLSGVKNTATVKQTLTDATGNTVTIGESQITLEDNEIYEVQFEAAVKEAKLWRPQTPNLYTLATTIISDGKENSYEEKVGIRTFEFTADNGFILNNKDNVKLKGVCLHEDAGCFGTAVPKAVWLRRLLKLKEAGCNAIRMAHNPHSQILYDLCDELGFFVFDEAFDEWENPKNKWWQGHNVYPPKYEGYAKDFPVWHKKDLVNMVLRNKNHPSIIAWSVGNEIDYPNDPYANDLFNEMEGNNDANKPAEERIYNPNRPDTRRLTTIAKQLSEIVHKEDATRPTTLAAAFPELSYQTGLVDSVDVIGYNYKEHLYEEHHRLFPNKPFIGSENRHSYQNWLAVKDNDYIAGQFLWTGIDYLGESRGVWPKHGTYRGLLDMCGYETMMFYKRKSWWSEELTARLFTRPAKEKSEDPWEAVYRKWNYSEGEQVEIRLYTNADSFELKVNEERIALTFDEVEGYYSTIVPFVAGPLILTAQKDGEVITDTLKAVGQGQRLTANVWQVPMAFKMLLPQDEVIQQIELSIVDKEENLTDANQVIHFEGENCEFLGFENGDMDDITNYGEKYRRARNGRAICYVKTKVAMEAKAMFSVAGFHDLIITL, from the coding sequence ATGATGAAAAAATATAGTATAAACGATTGGTTTTTTTATTTAGGTGATAATGAAATCGCGTGGCAAAAAGATTTTAACGACGAAACTTGGCAAAGTGTGACAGTCCCTCATGATTGGAGTATTACACAAGACTTTACGAAGGAAGCTTCTAGTGGAACAGGATATCTGCCAGGTGGAATTGGGTGGTATCGGGCTCATGTTGATGCTAAAGAACTTGGTGAATTAAAAGATAGAATCCTTCAATTGCGTTTTGATGGTGTTTATAAAAATTGCCAGGTTTGGGTTAATGGCTATCATATGGGAAGTTGGGCATCTGGCTACAGCTCTTTTCAGTTTGACTTAACAGAAATTTTAAGCTACAACACAAATGATGAAATTGTTGTTGCCGTTAGGGTTGATCACACGGATATAGCAGATTCTCGTTGGTATAACGGTACTGGAATTTCTCGTCCGGTAGCAATCGTCAGCTCCAATCCGGTTATGGTGGATCGATATGGCGTCACTTTTGAAACGACATCCTTAAATGATACTATTGCCAGTGTTAAAACAAAAACAGCTGTAACTAATTTAAGTGGAGTAAAAAATACGGCAACTGTGAAGCAAACATTAACAGATGCTACTGGAAATACTGTGACAATTGGAGAAAGCCAAATTACGCTAGAAGACAACGAAATTTACGAAGTTCAATTTGAAGCAGCAGTGAAAGAGGCAAAGCTATGGCGTCCACAAACACCGAATCTTTACACGCTTGCAACAACGATTATTAGTGACGGTAAAGAAAATAGCTACGAAGAAAAAGTCGGTATTCGTACATTCGAATTTACTGCGGATAACGGCTTTATTTTAAATAATAAAGATAACGTAAAACTAAAAGGGGTTTGTCTGCATGAAGATGCCGGTTGTTTTGGTACAGCTGTTCCCAAAGCAGTCTGGCTGCGTCGCTTGTTAAAATTAAAAGAAGCTGGTTGCAATGCGATTCGGATGGCCCATAATCCACATTCCCAAATTTTGTACGATTTATGTGATGAATTAGGCTTTTTTGTTTTTGATGAAGCATTTGACGAATGGGAAAACCCAAAAAATAAATGGTGGCAAGGACATAATGTTTATCCGCCAAAATACGAAGGCTATGCCAAGGACTTTCCAGTGTGGCATAAAAAAGATTTAGTGAACATGGTATTGCGTAATAAAAATCATCCCTCAATTATCGCTTGGAGTGTTGGCAACGAGATTGACTATCCCAATGATCCTTATGCCAATGATTTATTCAATGAAATGGAAGGCAATAATGACGCCAATAAACCAGCTGAAGAGCGGATTTACAATCCAAATCGTCCGGATACGCGTCGTTTAACAACGATTGCCAAACAGTTGAGTGAAATCGTCCACAAAGAAGATGCAACAAGGCCAACGACACTGGCTGCAGCCTTTCCAGAATTATCCTATCAAACGGGCTTAGTAGATAGTGTAGATGTCATTGGTTATAACTATAAAGAACACTTGTATGAAGAACATCACCGTCTTTTTCCGAACAAGCCTTTTATTGGTAGTGAAAATCGTCACAGCTATCAAAATTGGTTAGCGGTAAAAGATAATGATTATATCGCTGGCCAATTTTTATGGACGGGAATTGATTATTTAGGAGAATCTCGTGGTGTTTGGCCCAAACATGGGACTTATCGTGGCTTATTAGATATGTGTGGATATGAAACCATGATGTTTTATAAACGTAAAAGCTGGTGGTCAGAAGAATTAACCGCCCGTCTTTTTACGCGTCCTGCTAAAGAAAAATCAGAGGATCCATGGGAAGCTGTTTATCGCAAATGGAATTACAGTGAAGGCGAACAAGTTGAAATTCGCCTCTACACGAATGCTGACAGTTTTGAATTGAAGGTGAACGAGGAAAGAATTGCTTTAACTTTTGATGAAGTAGAGGGTTACTATTCGACTATTGTTCCATTTGTAGCAGGCCCATTAATTTTGACAGCGCAAAAAGATGGAGAGGTAATTACCGATACTCTAAAAGCCGTAGGTCAAGGGCAACGATTAACAGCCAATGTGTGGCAAGTACCAATGGCTTTTAAAATGCTTTTACCACAAGATGAAGTGATTCAACAAATTGAATTATCTATCGTCGACAAAGAGGAAAATCTAACCGATGCCAATCAAGTTATTCACTTTGAAGGTGAAAACTGCGAGTTTTTAGGCTTTGAAAATGGGGATATGGATGATATTACCAATTATGGTGAAAAATATAGAAGAGCACGCAATGGTCGCGCTATTTGCTATGTGAAAACAAAAGTAGCCATGGAAGCAAAAGCAATGTTTTCTGTCGCTGGATTTCACGATTTGATCATTACGTTATAG
- a CDS encoding PucR family transcriptional regulator: MFYQNFASSLKRTLETSLNFVNDNSYVGSIDMLNDFLTELLLRDSSDLFSNLVERANLLHFDYAVSRRLVLVDITHFKKVVRNSSNKIEVQEKLDTVQKILKNHISSYAEYAVYLYDDKFVLFKKENDTFDEELLTIRKEIMDVLALGSQFIVSRPCTSLESYRSEFKKVIELHENHARRNLDIPLLSVDKNQIELLLSNVSTEDQYFFIQKDITILTEIFKSNHELIETFIHFFKNNMDTKMTSKDLFIHKNTVYYRIKKLSDLVNRDLFLPYDSAFLFIQICLYRNLNEPNRSQIKSN; encoded by the coding sequence GTGTTCTATCAAAATTTTGCTAGCTCTTTAAAAAGAACTTTAGAAACCAGCCTAAACTTCGTAAACGATAATTCCTACGTTGGCAGTATTGATATGCTAAATGATTTTCTTACAGAATTACTCTTACGGGACTCCAGTGACCTTTTTAGCAATTTAGTGGAACGAGCAAATCTTTTGCATTTTGATTATGCTGTAAGTCGTCGCCTAGTCCTCGTAGATATTACTCATTTTAAAAAAGTTGTCCGAAACAGTTCAAATAAAATAGAGGTTCAAGAAAAGTTAGACACTGTTCAAAAAATTCTTAAAAATCATATTTCAAGTTACGCGGAATATGCAGTCTATCTTTATGATGATAAATTTGTTCTTTTTAAAAAAGAAAATGATACCTTCGATGAAGAGCTTTTAACTATTCGAAAAGAAATTATGGATGTACTTGCTTTAGGTTCTCAATTCATTGTCAGTCGTCCATGTACATCTTTGGAAAGCTATAGATCCGAGTTTAAAAAAGTAATCGAATTACATGAGAATCATGCTCGCAGGAACCTTGATATCCCACTTCTTTCAGTTGATAAAAACCAAATTGAACTCCTGCTATCTAACGTTAGTACTGAGGATCAATATTTTTTTATTCAGAAAGATATCACTATTTTGACAGAAATATTTAAATCTAATCATGAATTAATCGAAACTTTTATTCATTTTTTTAAAAACAATATGGATACTAAAATGACGTCAAAAGATTTGTTTATTCATAAAAACACTGTCTATTATCGAATCAAAAAACTATCTGATCTAGTGAATAGGGACTTATTTCTACCCTACGATAGTGCTTTTTTATTCATTCAGATTTGTTTATATAGGAATTTAAATGAACCGAATAGAAGCCAAATAAAATCAAACTAA
- the citC gene encoding [citrate (pro-3S)-lyase] ligase — MSEYVVTKIFPKNRKKNEQVIRLLEKENIRRDKNLEYTCGIFDEDNNLIATGSCFGNTLRCLAVASKHQGEGLMNLIVTHLVNYQFKRGIFHLFIYTKAGREDIFKTLGFYEIVTVDDHLVFLENRKNGFENYLNSLHTNVAFDLNQGKNSAIIMNANPFSLGHQYLVEEAAKKSDLVHLFVVSEDSSIFPFSIRKRLIEEGTAHLKNVVLHPTGPYMISNATFPSYFQKDETSVIEGHALLDIKIFQKIAERLAINCRYAGEEPFSLVTGIYNNVMNHELRKVGIEFIELKRKEVNAKIISASKIRQALKENDLKTVKDLVPETTFNYLVSEEALPIIEKIKMTSDVVHY; from the coding sequence ATGAGTGAATATGTTGTAACAAAAATTTTTCCTAAAAATAGAAAGAAAAATGAACAAGTTATTCGGCTGTTAGAAAAGGAGAATATTCGCAGAGATAAAAACCTGGAGTATACCTGTGGAATTTTTGACGAGGATAACAATTTGATTGCTACAGGAAGTTGTTTTGGAAATACGTTGAGATGTTTAGCTGTAGCTAGCAAGCACCAAGGTGAGGGGCTGATGAATTTGATTGTTACTCACTTAGTGAACTATCAGTTTAAACGTGGTATTTTTCACCTATTTATTTATACAAAAGCGGGACGAGAAGATATATTTAAAACTTTGGGATTTTATGAGATCGTTACAGTTGATGACCACCTTGTATTTTTAGAAAATAGAAAAAATGGTTTTGAAAATTATTTAAATAGTTTACACACCAATGTTGCATTTGATTTAAATCAAGGTAAAAACTCGGCAATTATCATGAATGCCAATCCATTTTCCTTAGGACATCAATATTTAGTTGAGGAAGCTGCCAAAAAAAGTGATCTGGTTCATCTTTTCGTTGTAAGTGAGGATAGTAGTATCTTCCCGTTTTCAATCAGAAAAAGATTAATTGAAGAGGGAACAGCTCATCTTAAAAATGTTGTGCTACATCCAACCGGGCCGTATATGATTAGTAATGCAACCTTTCCAAGTTATTTTCAGAAAGATGAAACTTCGGTTATTGAAGGGCACGCATTACTTGATATAAAGATATTTCAAAAAATTGCGGAAAGATTAGCTATAAATTGCCGCTATGCAGGAGAAGAGCCGTTTAGTTTGGTAACAGGTATTTATAATAATGTGATGAATCATGAGCTAAGAAAAGTCGGAATTGAATTTATTGAACTAAAGCGGAAAGAAGTCAATGCAAAAATAATCAGCGCTTCTAAGATTAGGCAGGCACTAAAGGAAAATGATTTAAAAACCGTCAAAGATCTGGTGCCTGAAACTACATTTAATTATTTGGTTAGTGAGGAAGCTTTACCGATTATAGAGAAAATAAAGATGACTTCTGATGTAGTTCACTATTGA
- the citX gene encoding citrate lyase holo-[acyl-carrier protein] synthase: MAFNFFASGLKITMEDMLEAREKRAMLQSEILHEYPENALICFTLNIPGPVKNIPIIEQVFEIIYEELKRSVVKGQSCLTKSYNRKTGLELFISLPGDPNEIKKKMIEIENTHIFGRIADLDVLYATENQIVVTSRKNYGIAPRKCYLCGNDAKICGRSKKHSIDEIQEAISRIASTLIK, translated from the coding sequence ATGGCATTTAATTTTTTTGCTAGCGGTTTAAAGATAACTATGGAAGATATGTTGGAGGCAAGAGAAAAAAGGGCAATGCTCCAAAGTGAGATACTGCATGAGTATCCTGAAAATGCACTAATTTGCTTTACTTTGAATATACCTGGACCGGTAAAAAATATTCCTATAATAGAGCAAGTTTTTGAGATTATTTACGAAGAGCTAAAGAGAAGTGTTGTTAAAGGACAGTCATGTTTGACGAAGTCTTATAATCGAAAAACAGGACTAGAATTATTTATCTCTTTGCCAGGTGATCCAAACGAAATAAAGAAAAAGATGATCGAGATTGAGAATACTCATATTTTTGGTAGAATTGCAGATCTGGATGTATTGTATGCTACTGAGAATCAGATTGTAGTTACAAGTCGCAAAAATTATGGTATTGCTCCAAGAAAATGTTATTTGTGTGGAAATGATGCAAAAATTTGCGGGAGAAGTAAGAAACATTCAATTGATGAAATTCAGGAAGCCATTTCAAGAATAGCCTCAACTTTGATTAAGTAG
- the citD gene encoding citrate lyase acyl carrier protein, which yields MKLKHSAVAGSYESSDVYVVIEPAESGLNIDIESSVMSQYGKQIRTTVESVLMRLGIEQANVIVNDKGALDCTIKARVETAVLRACEVKKDIAWGETIL from the coding sequence ATGAAGCTTAAGCACAGTGCTGTAGCTGGTAGCTATGAATCTAGTGATGTTTACGTAGTAATTGAGCCTGCTGAGAGCGGACTTAACATAGACATCGAAAGTAGTGTAATGAGCCAGTATGGAAAACAAATTAGAACAACAGTTGAAAGCGTTTTAATGCGATTGGGAATTGAACAAGCAAATGTAATAGTTAACGATAAAGGTGCTCTTGATTGTACAATTAAAGCGAGAGTTGAAACAGCTGTTTTACGTGCATGTGAAGTAAAAAAAGATATTGCATGGGGGGAAACAATCCTATGA
- a CDS encoding aldolase/citrate lyase family protein, with amino-acid sequence MQRASLVKDAFVYKPDCVIFDLEDAVAESEKDSARIQLYHTLAELDYQGVERWVRINALDSDLFEEDIRAAVAGGAEGIRLPKTEKAEDVQLVENLVEAAEKEFGREVGSTMLMAALESPLAIINAYEIAGSSKRLMGIALSAGDFTRTMHSKRTNEGNELFYARSQMLVAARAAGVMAFDTVYTDVNDMDGFVNEVQMIADMGFDGKSCISPKQISVAHEIFNPTQKEIDHAIHVIEAVKESEDQGIGVLVVDGKMVDIAWVEGAQRVLNLAKASGQYKGDLV; translated from the coding sequence ATGCAAAGAGCTTCCTTAGTAAAGGATGCCTTTGTGTATAAACCAGATTGCGTGATCTTTGATTTGGAAGACGCAGTAGCAGAAAGTGAGAAAGATTCGGCTCGGATTCAACTTTATCATACTCTTGCGGAATTGGATTATCAAGGAGTTGAAAGATGGGTTAGGATAAATGCACTAGATTCTGATCTTTTTGAAGAAGATATCCGAGCAGCTGTCGCTGGTGGAGCCGAAGGTATCCGGTTACCTAAAACGGAAAAAGCTGAAGATGTTCAATTGGTAGAAAACTTGGTTGAAGCTGCTGAAAAGGAATTTGGAAGAGAAGTTGGTTCTACGATGCTAATGGCCGCTTTGGAATCACCTTTGGCAATTATCAATGCATACGAGATTGCAGGTAGTAGTAAAAGACTTATGGGAATTGCGTTAAGTGCAGGAGACTTCACACGAACGATGCACTCCAAAAGAACGAATGAAGGCAATGAATTATTTTATGCAAGAAGTCAGATGTTGGTAGCTGCGCGAGCGGCAGGCGTGATGGCTTTTGATACTGTTTATACAGATGTAAACGATATGGATGGTTTTGTAAATGAAGTACAAATGATTGCGGATATGGGCTTTGATGGAAAATCGTGTATCAGTCCAAAACAAATTAGCGTTGCCCATGAAATCTTTAACCCGACTCAAAAAGAAATTGATCATGCAATTCATGTGATTGAAGCTGTCAAAGAGAGTGAAGATCAAGGGATTGGAGTCTTAGTTGTTGATGGTAAGATGGTTGATATCGCTTGGGTTGAAGGCGCTCAAAGAGTATTAAATCTTGCCAAAGCTTCAGGACAGTATAAGGGGGATCTAGTATGA
- a CDS encoding DUF1836 domain-containing protein has translation MKMNDTFQNETLKKWGEAISEFHLPRWDQLPDLELYMDQVIQLVDQYLSPVTTGDKHPLLTKSMVNNYVKLGLIPPPVKKRYTRTHVAFLLAITTLKQVLTIPEIKEAIVFQGRTDGIREAYNFFCREQESALHLIARQAQGEGITYPNEPIPFAYLAARTATIAFANKILAAKVISCEIDYLRQGENND, from the coding sequence ATGAAAATGAATGATACTTTTCAAAATGAAACTTTAAAAAAATGGGGCGAAGCAATTAGTGAGTTCCATTTACCACGTTGGGACCAATTACCTGACTTGGAATTATATATGGATCAAGTGATTCAATTAGTTGATCAATATTTATCCCCTGTGACAACAGGCGACAAGCATCCGCTTTTGACAAAGTCAATGGTAAACAATTACGTCAAATTAGGCTTGATTCCACCGCCAGTTAAAAAACGTTATACCAGAACCCATGTGGCGTTTTTACTTGCTATTACCACATTGAAGCAAGTTTTAACGATTCCCGAAATAAAAGAAGCAATTGTTTTTCAAGGACGTACCGATGGCATTCGTGAGGCCTATAACTTTTTTTGTCGTGAGCAAGAAAGTGCGCTTCATTTAATCGCCCGCCAAGCGCAAGGTGAAGGGATAACTTACCCCAATGAACCTATCCCTTTTGCTTATTTGGCAGCCCGAACGGCGACAATTGCCTTTGCCAATAAAATTCTAGCCGCAAAAGTTATTAGTTGTGAGATTGATTATTTACGACAAGGAGAAAATAATGACTAA
- a CDS encoding DegV family protein, protein MTKEKIALLVDSGTDVPQEIVAANRMYTIPLKIIYKDREYTDKVDITPEEIYAKLSQEIPSTSLPDGDTINKIFDQIKADGFTHVLAITISGGLSGTNNAVRLLGEHYEGLTTYAFDTKNIGIGAGLQAIRAAELLQSGVSFTELIAQLEKEVLQNKVYFNVATLEYLQKGGRIGLVASILGNALKLNPIISCNDEGIYYTVAKARGRKKSLEKSVRLISEAIGNHQKVRLAVAHGDAKEEAEMMLAHLKKEFPQVKEFFFGQISPALVVHTGPGLLGFGIQALD, encoded by the coding sequence ATGACTAAAGAAAAAATTGCCTTACTAGTAGACTCTGGAACAGACGTACCACAAGAAATTGTTGCCGCAAATCGTATGTACACGATTCCTTTAAAAATTATTTATAAAGATCGGGAATACACCGATAAAGTAGATATCACCCCAGAAGAGATTTATGCCAAATTAAGTCAGGAAATTCCTTCTACTTCATTACCTGATGGCGATACGATTAATAAAATTTTTGATCAAATCAAAGCTGATGGGTTTACCCATGTCTTAGCGATTACGATTTCTGGTGGTTTGAGCGGGACAAATAATGCTGTTCGTCTTTTAGGCGAGCATTATGAAGGTTTAACTACTTATGCATTTGACACGAAAAATATTGGTATTGGTGCTGGCCTGCAAGCGATTCGAGCAGCAGAACTATTGCAATCAGGAGTATCTTTTACCGAATTAATCGCCCAATTGGAAAAAGAAGTGTTGCAAAACAAAGTTTACTTCAATGTGGCAACTTTAGAATATTTGCAAAAAGGCGGCCGGATTGGTTTAGTCGCATCGATTTTAGGCAATGCATTAAAATTAAATCCGATAATTTCATGCAATGATGAAGGAATTTATTATACCGTTGCCAAAGCCAGAGGGCGCAAAAAAAGTTTGGAAAAATCAGTGCGTTTGATTTCTGAAGCAATCGGGAATCATCAAAAAGTTCGATTAGCAGTTGCTCATGGTGATGCAAAAGAAGAGGCTGAAATGATGTTGGCGCACTTGAAAAAAGAATTTCCCCAAGTCAAAGAATTTTTCTTTGGGCAAATTTCCCCAGCGTTGGTTGTCCATA